A part of Miscanthus floridulus cultivar M001 chromosome 6, ASM1932011v1, whole genome shotgun sequence genomic DNA contains:
- the LOC136461047 gene encoding uncharacterized protein produces MAIPDYTYLKLKMLEPNGVITVSIVFLHAFTCDHEHYELATAVVNSFELPRLEESSALAALDYNQPTSSSAFRLLEETKTVGIDPTNPTKTVWIGTQLPAK; encoded by the coding sequence atggcaatccccgactacacctacctcaagctgaagatgctggaaccaaacggcgtcatcactgtgagCATCGTGTTCTTGCACGCCTTTACGTGCGACCACGAACACTACGAGCTTGCCACTGCGGTCGTCAACTCGTTCGAACTCCCACGACTCGAGGAGTCATCGGCTCTGGCAGCCCTAGACTATAACCAACCAACTTCCTCGTCGGCCTTCCGCCTGCTTGAAGAAACCAAgacggtgggaatcgaccccaccaacccaaccaagacagtttggatcgggacccagctcccagccaaatag